TTTTGGCGTGGCGATGCTGTTGTCCAGAGCGATTCGCCGCAGTTTACGGGGTGTTGCTTCTCGTCGCCCAACCTTATCCAGCAGCTCGCTTTATACCGTTGAACGCTTGGCCCATTACACCATTCTTATTATTGGTTTGGTGATTGCGCTGTCTACCGTGGGCATCGATTTTAGCAAGCTGGCACTGATCGCCTCAGCGCTGTCGGTGGGGATTGGTTTTGGTTTGCAGGCCATTTTCAGCAACTTTGTGTCAGGGCTGATTATTCTTATCGAACGGTCATTAAAGGTGGGTGATTATGTGCAATTGGAAAGCGGCGTGCTGGGAGTAGTGACCGAGATTACTGTGCGGGCCACCATTATTACCACCCTCGAAAACGCAGAAGTGATTGTGCCCAACTCGGAATTTGTCAACGGCAAAGTCACCAACTGGACTCACACCAATAATTTTTGCCGACTGCGCATTCCTTTTGGCGTGGCCTATGGCACAGATAAACAAGAAATGCGTGAGGTGGTATTGGCTGCGGCGGCCAAGCAAACTCAAACATTAACGGGCACCCCTGGCCGGGAGCCCGTTGTCGTGATGAAGGGTTTTGGGGATTCCAGCTTGGACTTTGAATTGCTGGTGTGGGTGAAGCCTGAATACGCCGCCCAACAGAGTGGCACTCGGTCTGTGTATTTATGGGCCATTGATGACGCCCTGGCTGATGCTGGCATTAGCATTCCGTTCCCCCAGCGCGATCTTCATCTGATTTCGGGATTTAATTCGGTCGAAACACCTCAAAGTTAATATCGGTATTCCATGCAATCCCGCATTAGGGTGGGTAGCATGGTCCACACTGCTTTCTACTTTCGTAGCAAAGGACAAGGAGACCACTATGACCGGACTACTCAGCGTACTTTTTCTACTTGTCGTCTTTATGAGTATTTTCTACCTCGGCTTGTCATTGCGTCGAGGTAGCGCGGTGTTTTTTCTCGCCTGGCTATTAGCAGGCAGTGGCTGTGAATTTTTTCTGCACCCGCTGAGTTTATTGCTGCTGCTTGCGGTATTGGCGGTGTTGAATGTGCAGAGCCTGCGGATGCGATTTTTATCGGCGCCCGCCAAAAAAATGTTGGCGGGGATGATGCCCAGTTTGGGTGACACCGAACGAGAAGCGCTGGAAGCGGGTACCACCTGGTGGGAAAAAGACATGTTTTCCGGTCGGCCCGACTGGGACAAATTCGCCGCCATTGATCTTCCGGTCATGACGCCTGCTGAGCAATCCTTTATTGATAACGAAGTGG
The DNA window shown above is from Spongiibacter sp. IMCC21906 and carries:
- a CDS encoding mechanosensitive ion channel family protein: MLTGYVVITTETFLQSLSFYLSYPLVTLGSRPVTLYTLLAGAVIFGVAMLLSRAIRRSLRGVASRRPTLSSSSLYTVERLAHYTILIIGLVIALSTVGIDFSKLALIASALSVGIGFGLQAIFSNFVSGLIILIERSLKVGDYVQLESGVLGVVTEITVRATIITTLENAEVIVPNSEFVNGKVTNWTHTNNFCRLRIPFGVAYGTDKQEMREVVLAAAAKQTQTLTGTPGREPVVVMKGFGDSSLDFELLVWVKPEYAAQQSGTRSVYLWAIDDALADAGISIPFPQRDLHLISGFNSVETPQS